The Magnolia sinica isolate HGM2019 chromosome 10, MsV1, whole genome shotgun sequence genome includes a window with the following:
- the LOC131217644 gene encoding uncharacterized protein LOC131217644 → MAIGNWLLLSRLKKAIQKVRFLLSFHVYKWRLPSITDSSSRRQLSFNDAPGLIDCMQDADVEDCEMDLSPSPIPRTRSDASDDIDRRAEMFIANFYRHIQMERQASLEPRYVKGVGLERTRSD, encoded by the coding sequence ATGGCAATAGGAAACTGGTTATTGCTAAGCCGTCTAAAGAAGGCCATACAGAAGGTAAGGTTCCTACTAAGCTTCCACGTCTACAAATGGCGCCTTCCATCGATAACTGACTCCTCAAGTCGCCGGCAGCTAAGCTTCAACGACGCACCTGGCTTGATCGATTGCATGCAAGATGCCGATGTCGAAGACTGTGAGATGGATTTGTCGCCATCACCAATCCCAAGGACTAGAAGCGACGCATCCGACGACATTGATAGGAGAGCGGAGATGTTCATCGCAAACTTCTATCGACATATTCAAATGGAACGGCAGGCATCACTTGAGCCTCGGTACGTAAAGGGAGTTGGCCTAGAGAGGACTCGATCGGATTGA